The Methanobacterium sp. Maddingley MBC34 genome contains the following window.
TGGAAATTGGATAAATTTTTCCCTTTAGTTACATAGGTCATGATAACTTTTAATAAGATAAATTAAAGAGGAGCATGCCATGAATACCATTCACTATGCTACTTTTTTAAGAGGAATCAATTTAAGTGGGAAAACTCGCATTAAAATGGCAGATTTAAAGGATGCTTTCGAATCAATGGGATTTAAAAACGTTGGAACAGTACTTGCCAGTGGAAATATAGTTTTTGACTCTGAAGATGAGGAGAATGAACAGATTTTAACCGAAAAAATAGAATTTGGGTTGAAGAATGTATTTAAGAGGGACATTGCTGTGGTATTAAGGGGTGTTGATCATCTAAAGAAGCTCCAGTCAATGAAACCATTTGAAGGAATTGAAGTGACACCAGACATTCGGATGTATGTGACGTTTTTTTCCAAAAAAGCACAACCCGGTACAATTACATTTCCCTATACTTCTCCTCAGAAAGGGTTCACTATCCTTAATGCAACTTCAACGGAAGTTTTCAGCATGGTTGATCTTTCCAGGGGGAAGGGGACACCGGAATTAATGAATTATCTTGAGAAAGAGTATGGATCAAATTTAACAACAAGGAGCTGGGGCACGGTCCTGAAACTTTTGAAGTAAATCTTATTCTTTTAAATTTCA
Protein-coding sequences here:
- a CDS encoding hypothetical protein (PFAM: Protein of unknown function (DUF1697)) yields the protein MNTIHYATFLRGINLSGKTRIKMADLKDAFESMGFKNVGTVLASGNIVFDSEDEENEQILTEKIEFGLKNVFKRDIAVVLRGVDHLKKLQSMKPFEGIEVTPDIRMYVTFFSKKAQPGTITFPYTSPQKGFTILNATSTEVFSMVDLSRGKGTPELMNYLEKEYGSNLTTRSWGTVLKLLK